In Metopolophium dirhodum isolate CAU chromosome 9, ASM1992520v1, whole genome shotgun sequence, the genomic window attaattcatattatgctATATCATAGATTCTAATTATAAAGAATTTGTCTCTTTGAGTTTCTTAGTAGTTTTCTCAAGCGTAATGTTGTAGAAATAAGGATGGTTGAATCAACATTTAACGGAGTTATAAACTATAACCCATCTCCactattaaaatcattttttgaatttcagGAACTATTAttgctttttaaattataaattaatttaactttttcacAACACACTACGATATCCCAAACTGAGGTGATTGAAGCGACATAAGTGTCAAATACCCGATCGAGGGTAGTGtcaaagtacctataaatattaaatatagtgtatatcaaataatacatattgaatGTATAGTTCCAGAACTctctcagtttttttttacaaacccTGATAAGTATATTTTGTCAAACAGATATTCTAGGAAACGTAAACATccacttttaatttattatatagggcAATGACATTTTCCATGAAACGTAATAGACATGTCTTAAATTTCCTCACCACACTTAATAAACCTGAATATTCAAGTTTAACTAAAATCTGTAGTACACGCCTGTAAATCTGTAATGGATTATAGATAAATCtgtatatattgaatataatcacaaaaataccgatacctatattaaaatatttatcatgggctcaagattttagtttaaattttaatgaacatATAAAACTTGATATCATTgtcttatgataatattatttattcatgcaacatatataatataaacctaggGTTTTGTACtcttataggtaataattaagaacttataaaaccaaatgtaagttaaactataaaatacccAATAATTATCAAATCAAACAGTTTTaatctcatatattatattaggtaggtagttgaaatgaacctaattattttgaaaagaaaattgTTGTCAACtactaaatgcaaaaataataatgtttattgtatatttgttttagcacattatatttaattaaatcaactcaacttattatataaattactcttTAAATCGCCATAATttacaactaatattttaaatcatgacattgtatattttataaattggtacCTATTCTtatctttttttcaaaaaaaaagttatatcgCCACACGTCTCGATAAGAAACAATACAACCATTTTACACGTTTTAAACATttcactatacctacctatttgaaacgatgtatttTCTCTTCAAGtgtcttttacatattattattgtatacacacccacacacacaagCTTGCTCACGCGTGcgacaaaaatatgtttagatCACATATTTTGAGCTgctttagaaaaataaaaaaataaactgctACTCCTCCCACACGAATATTCATTCCAAAACTTTCGTGTGCTACTTCCGTATCGCCCAGACGTACTACCACGTGGaacaataccataatatatgcGTAAAAACTTTGCCGCGACACGACGACAATGGAATTACCCGAAAACCTTTCAGTCGACTTGTACATAAAAACCGACTAACGGAACAGCTTAGGGTTGATGGGATGGTAGAGGGGGTATACCGTtcgatatgaaaataaaatggaaataacTTTATGGGTACACGAAGGAAATGGAAGTTgagcacaaaaaaaaatgaataagaaTCAAACATGTATTCGCGAAAGAACATTATTTTACCACTGCTATTTACATTATGCCCAAAAATATGTTTCGCCCTTCCGGATGAATGATTAGGATAAACTATTTGAAGCATTCGAAagaaatgttgtttttatttaacatttaggtaaacatattttcaagtcgTAAAAGTTACACAGAGtttaaaattgtgtacatttaCATATACTGTGTTGTAGCTCTACAAGCTACAATTCGAAAgtttaaactcaaaataaattttttgttcccaaattaaatttaaaatataatttattgttcaaattTAGTATACAAATGTTAAAAGTCaagtattaatttgaataatgtttttaatatattagtacaCAACTTTGTTACAGTAGTTTTctctaaaagtaaaaatatagcTACTTCATTATTGCAGTCAAGTATTATAAACgttttgaaattatacatttattattattaataataaaattataaaatattaattaaaatacgtaggtgctaatttataaattagtcaaatatttgattttactgTTCGAAAAGTATAAaggatttcattaatttaaggataaatagtatgatatataattgcatgtacctaaaagaaaaaataagatgtgaaataaatttatgaaattatccAATAATAGGTTATTAACTATACGTACAGGATTaagtttatgaaataaataatttaatcttaaaataaCTCAGACAATGTGTCCTTTGTCGCTGTGTATAACAAAAGTAATTGGACTTTTCCTCTAAGTGGgatgtagtaggtataggtaccttgtAAACGCAAACTCCATGGAActacaaaacaaatacaataataacaataaaatgtcaGACTCTGGTGAGTTAAAACCGTGAAAGTCGATATTATttggaatattatatactattttatggtatttatattcaataaattaataattaagattttactatatatttatatttataatgtaggtaattcaTATTCAAGGtttaataatttctgttaatGTCTAGCGCGGTTTTTAATAAGTTATGTTCATTGCTCTATTTTCTAGAGTGCATCCAATGCTTTTTATTGAAAGAACAATCTCTATAGAAATGACAATTGCATCTATCTCACATTCCAATAATAAAAGAATACTCCAAGTCAGGGGCGGACTTACCATTTGTCCGCCCCTAGGCATTACAACACTAGCGCCCCGTACATTGGCGTGCTCCcacgggggggggggaggttatgttccatgaaataaaacaaaactataaaaattgtacttaggtatttttatatttatacataccatTATACCatctaaacaaataaatattaatacaattttgcatAAGTACATTTGTATACATGCAGGAGACGGGCGACAGTGTCAGCGTCGCGCGTCGTcacaatgtttattattattaactacttTATCAAGACATCTGATTTCCAGAATAAATTCCAGTATTCTAAGAAcagactataaaaaaatagtttggtGGCCGCGCGCCCGCGCACACTTATTGTGGTGCCGGGTGCGGGGTGAGGCGGATCATTccagttaatataaaataattattattacttgctAAGCACTGTGCGAGCTGTCCCCCACCTAGCTAGTAGAGCggctatatacaatatacccgGTCACCCGAGGCAGTATATTTGACTGCCTTGGCTGGCGTTCTGCGCAAGGGCCattcacaatattgtatgtGTTTAAGCCACACACCCGTATACCACCTCCCATGCATTAACATAGGCAACGCCGGCAACTGCCTCGTCGAGTGTCGATGTCGAACCTCTAGTGGTGGCAGCGCACGCCGGTCGCAGGATTAAACTCAAACGGCAaggttattatagcttataaattaaaacgttactggGACGTGATTTCGTGAACCATTCTCCAGTTTCATGcaagttgtatacaaaaaaaaaataatataaaatataaatttaggtaaatataatgaaattatgaaaaagtaaaattaactaaaaaattgcgCCCCAAAAGTATTGCGCCCTAGGCACGTGCCTTGGTGGCCTATGGCTAAATTTTCCCCGCTCCAAGTCCTTTATAATAtcagttttaatgttttatatcaaaattatcgacttgttatattatgtatcatttaattaatttataaatttataattggtGAAATAGAATGTTGTGTTGTATTGCTTGTATCACAAATTACATAGTTACCATTTATCGTCAtaatcatacattataatattgtatatgaactatgaagtattattattaatcgtagGTACAAacgtattaacataatatatttatatatgagtgaggctaaaaatgaaattaactattcaaaattaaaataggtacactTTATTAAAgagtaacgattttttttttattcctggAAGGGCAAtgcatttcttattttttttttgctgtctTAGCATAAAAAATACTCTCATCTTAACTATTTATTCGTTTTCAATCTGCTGATTGCATCTTTTGTTTTTTGTTCAACAATAGTTGATGAAAGTTTAATATAAGTgagcttattttattttatactatttcgATTAAAGTTATCTAAAATTAgatcaatgtattatttttttatgatacattGCAATAGGTACttctagtttaaaaatgttcttaagtTATAAAACTATTACCTAGGAAGATTATCTTCTATTTTGAAAACTTATAGTGTTAGACTGATGTCAGTAATACTTTCcggaatttttcatttttaagaaagttaataaagaaattagaataaagaaaaataatgattgaaacaaaattatatattttaggattttttgatacaaaaaaatgttttagtcaatttttttgtataatattatagtattataatatcattttttagcaagtaaaaaaaaaagaataaatcttaataacgatataatttttacaatacaaattaattttagaaacatacattttagaaaatatttttatcataatatcatataacattattaatttttaccgcAGCATTAACTATTCTTGAGAACtcaattgttgataaaaattgaCTGACTATGCTTTTATCAACaacctaaaataataagaaatccaatttaatatttcaacgaTCTCTAttagataaattttaaaaaagtgtaCTTACTTCGAATGGTCTGTTAAATGCTGTAACTGAAACATCAATAAATTTAGCGTCTGGTTCAGTGATTACGCACAGTGTCTTCAAAGCAAACTCTATAGTTCCTAAAATACTTTTGTTAGCAGCTGAATAATTTTCAACCAAAAAATTTGTTATCAGGTCACTTTTTCTTCCTACTGCACTagcctaaatatataataaatcattcatcctattatcatataattaataaccatacgttactattttttgttatttattcaaaaGATTAAAGATATACACATTCTattcaacataaaaatatgcaattcgCGTAGGTACTAGTAACTAGGTAACTTGTCTCAGTTGCATAAGAAAGAAGACATCCACCATCGACCTTTTCAACAGGCGTTGGGGCgggagtataataattgttacctatttaataagtaaactataataatacttacaagAACATGTGATATGGTGCCGTATGTGTCCGTGACATATAAATGATGTCCATTATTATCACAAGATGCAACCATAAACGATTCAGTGTATGGCAAAGTTGGTAGATTATTGAGTACTCTGATTTCAGGatctattgaataaataaaaattatttttcaactattgtatacaatttttagtataagtagaattatttttaaaaaacctaatacttacttgaacaatttttttttaatcagtaaTTAAATAAGCATGGTTAGTTCACTAAACCATACTTTGATTTTGTACAATTGTTGTATAaggtcattttaaataattatttaaggtatgttatgaaagaaaatgtaaaaaaaaatatttttataaataattttaagtctaTAAATgagataatattttactattaccaATTAAAAATTCTGTGACACGATCACCTGGTGAATTCAGTCCATGTACGCTGTTAGTATATATCCTAGCTTTGTCAACAATCATCAATGCAGTGGATGAATATCCTAGAAACAATGTAATTTGATTAACTATTTATCagttagttaatagtttttatccacaaaaaaagtgtaaaaagttattttaaatgctCAGAAACTTTTCTTTTATTACTTGAATtacatttggaaaaaatatttacctacttaagTAATTTGTAAATTGACAATATTTAATGGTAGGTGccttttaaatatcataaaatctattttattagaGTATTAACTATGGTCTACGGGGTGTCACCGGTTTCCGCCAAAAATTACCTTTCCGTTTTCCGCCAATACCTTTTTCTGCCAAATCAGAAAAAACGTCATTCCTTTTTCcaccaattataaattatagaattttaaagtTTAGGAACCCTTACGTAAAGATTTAATAATTGCACACTAtagagttaaaaaataataatattttttccagttattacttattaagtaTATACTTTTGCATCACATACTTTGTTAATGCATCTCCAACGAATTTTATTTACTCCTTTATATGccttactaaatttaaaattatcaatcacAATTTGTGGTTTTTCGCGTTTACTTGTAATTAATTGTGCAGACATTACTGTAGTTAAAACACATCAAACACTATCCACTGATCGGTGATCACTAGTCACTACTCAGTACTCAATACCGTAATATTTCTAACAAATCGAACCAACTATTGCAGCATGATATCAGATgacaaattagataatattatctatgaaataatattttttatgtagataAAGACGCATAcagttataaaattttaaaacccaccat contains:
- the LOC132951843 gene encoding proteasome subunit alpha type-7-like, with protein sequence MIVDKARIYTNSVHGLNSPGDRVTEFLIDPEIRVLNNLPTLPYTESFMVASCDNNGHHLYVTDTYGTISHVLASAVGRKSDLITNFLVENYSAANKSILGTIEFALKTLCVITEPDAKFIDVSVTAFNRPFEVVDKSIVSQFLSTIEFSRIVNAAVKINNVI